One genomic segment of Chitinophaga sancti includes these proteins:
- a CDS encoding type IX secretion system membrane protein PorP/SprF: protein MYTRKNWFTVVLLLCLGAGAKAQQSVQFSQYIFNGLSVNPAYAGYKDVMYLNATFRDQWSGYPGAPKTGMVSLDGPLKRPNRDANVGLGVQAMVDKLGPQSAISIYGSYSYRIRLDDEDTKRICFGIGVGATQYSLDGTTLEYLDSGDRIIPDGTAKETTPDARVGVYYYSPTFYFGVSALDLFSKFTSSGYKWRGYTYESIRRRQSVYLTAGYMYSLSEQVSLKPSVMFKSDFAGPAGLDLNLMMYIDNLLWIGGSYRTNVGVFTNKAITTATAVESTNAASAILEYYITSKYRIGYSYDMTLNKLAGMQSGSHEISIGILFNSKQYSTSNPRYF from the coding sequence ATGTACACAAGAAAAAATTGGTTTACTGTAGTATTATTACTTTGTCTGGGAGCAGGCGCCAAGGCACAACAAAGTGTTCAGTTCAGCCAGTATATCTTTAATGGCCTGTCTGTAAACCCTGCGTATGCCGGTTATAAAGATGTAATGTATCTGAATGCAACCTTCCGCGATCAGTGGAGTGGATATCCTGGTGCACCTAAAACAGGTATGGTTTCACTCGATGGTCCGCTGAAGCGCCCAAACAGAGATGCAAATGTTGGTTTGGGTGTGCAGGCCATGGTAGATAAACTGGGCCCACAGAGCGCTATCTCCATCTATGGATCTTATTCTTACCGTATCCGCCTGGATGATGAAGATACTAAACGTATCTGCTTCGGTATCGGTGTGGGTGCTACCCAGTATAGTCTGGATGGTACTACGCTCGAATACCTGGATTCCGGTGACCGTATCATCCCTGATGGTACTGCAAAGGAAACAACTCCTGATGCCCGTGTAGGTGTTTACTATTATTCTCCTACCTTTTATTTCGGTGTATCTGCACTGGACCTCTTTTCAAAATTTACCAGCAGTGGTTATAAATGGAGAGGATATACATATGAAAGTATTCGCAGAAGACAATCTGTTTACCTGACTGCAGGTTATATGTACAGCCTGTCGGAACAGGTTTCACTGAAACCTTCTGTTATGTTTAAGAGTGATTTCGCAGGTCCTGCAGGTTTAGACCTGAACCTGATGATGTACATCGATAATCTGCTGTGGATCGGGGGATCTTACAGAACTAACGTAGGCGTGTTTACAAACAAAGCGATTACTACTGCTACAGCAGTGGAATCTACCAACGCAGCAAGTGCTATATTAGAGTACTACATTACGAGCAAATACCGTATCGGCTATTCCTATGATATGACTTTAAATAAATTGGCTGGCATGCAAAGCGGCAGCCATGAAATTTCAATCGGCATCCTATTTAATTCTAAGCAATACAGTACTTCCAATCCCCGGTATTTTTAA
- a CDS encoding OmpA family protein, with protein MLRCYAILLCALLVVPVTLFGQESKSVRELADEAYDRQEFATAGSLYSKLANKNRNKTNIELLQKIAMCYREVGYYEEAANWFKKLDALPNCPNVAHLVYGETLKNLQKYEQAKVQIAKFVTTKPDSLRLKNVMSAGCDSAIMWKADRVDMAMEDIKELSSSGSDYVSGVTRQGLLLVSNGYRKMAISNAPEKTPQIDTRTGQPYFKAYLFKQYAQGVANTYVEEILPELLGKIPYHVGPVCFNPREDTVYVTLNSWQQDIANKTKRGPVNGERVMVVFWSYKTGDSWAPLEPLKEINAAGFSSGHVALSRDGQLMYFTSDRKGSVGGMDIWYSEKQKNGKWGKPKNCGPIINTPFDEAFPTFNEAGMLYFSSKGHPGMGGFDIYRATGTGSNWTKLQNLRWPFNSGGDDLGFIMKANMYEGYFASNRPGGGGSDDIYRFMDTHFAERFNGDGGMAPYQAPPVTNEPAPVVLAATEPVVKPDEVKTTETKKGSSKSERAKEKEKEKEKEKEEKSSKHHKGGKTAPVVPVPVPVPVPAAPTPAPPAPAPAKKEEPVVTSPMQQVTVPYTEPSVTPSTPAPEPAAPVKEPAPEPVKKADPKKPAARQSTPKRPVRPEPKATLPEPVAEPVTPVAEPVKEPAPETKSDYSEDQFSEMDNAIIDKMEKLMFFYDYNSAILTTKSRDMLDRVAVVLNQFPNWKLKITSYTDSRGSDAYNKDLSAMRCYAVIDYLIKKGVASSRLYYENIGKDPNDPCKGGTNCTEEQYKFSRRTMLKILRKN; from the coding sequence ATGCTACGTTGTTACGCAATTTTATTATGTGCACTTTTAGTCGTCCCTGTCACACTCTTTGGACAGGAATCTAAGAGTGTACGTGAATTGGCTGACGAGGCTTACGACAGGCAGGAATTTGCCACAGCCGGCTCCTTATATTCGAAACTGGCAAATAAGAACCGTAATAAGACTAACATCGAGTTGCTGCAAAAAATAGCAATGTGTTACCGCGAAGTTGGCTACTATGAAGAAGCTGCTAACTGGTTCAAAAAACTTGATGCCTTACCTAACTGTCCTAACGTTGCACATCTGGTATATGGAGAGACACTAAAGAACCTGCAGAAATATGAGCAGGCAAAAGTACAGATAGCAAAATTTGTCACTACCAAGCCGGATAGTTTACGATTAAAAAATGTAATGAGCGCAGGATGTGATAGCGCCATTATGTGGAAAGCAGATCGTGTCGATATGGCGATGGAAGATATTAAAGAATTGAGTTCCTCCGGTTCCGACTACGTAAGTGGTGTAACCAGGCAGGGGCTTTTGCTCGTATCAAACGGTTACCGGAAAATGGCAATTTCCAATGCTCCGGAAAAAACACCGCAGATTGATACGCGCACAGGGCAACCCTATTTTAAAGCATACCTCTTTAAACAGTATGCACAGGGTGTTGCTAATACATATGTAGAAGAGATATTACCAGAGCTATTGGGCAAGATACCTTATCACGTCGGCCCTGTATGTTTTAATCCAAGAGAAGATACTGTCTACGTAACACTGAACTCCTGGCAGCAGGATATTGCGAATAAGACAAAGCGTGGCCCTGTAAACGGTGAGCGTGTTATGGTCGTGTTCTGGTCTTATAAAACAGGTGACTCCTGGGCGCCGCTGGAACCGCTGAAAGAAATCAATGCAGCAGGCTTTTCTTCCGGTCACGTAGCCCTGAGCCGTGATGGTCAGCTGATGTATTTCACTTCTGACAGAAAAGGTAGTGTGGGTGGAATGGATATCTGGTATAGTGAGAAACAAAAGAATGGTAAATGGGGCAAGCCTAAAAACTGTGGTCCTATTATCAATACACCGTTTGACGAAGCATTCCCTACTTTTAACGAAGCGGGTATGTTGTACTTCTCCAGTAAAGGACATCCGGGTATGGGTGGTTTCGATATTTACCGTGCAACTGGTACCGGTAGCAACTGGACCAAGCTGCAGAACCTGCGCTGGCCGTTTAACTCCGGTGGAGATGACCTGGGTTTCATCATGAAAGCGAATATGTATGAAGGCTACTTCGCCTCTAACCGTCCTGGTGGTGGTGGTAGTGATGATATCTATCGTTTCATGGATACTCACTTTGCTGAACGTTTTAATGGCGATGGTGGTATGGCGCCTTACCAGGCCCCTCCTGTAACCAATGAACCAGCACCGGTGGTGCTTGCAGCAACAGAACCAGTGGTAAAGCCTGATGAGGTAAAGACTACCGAAACTAAGAAAGGGTCTTCTAAATCTGAAAGGGCAAAAGAGAAGGAAAAGGAGAAAGAAAAGGAAAAAGAGGAGAAATCTTCCAAACACCATAAAGGAGGGAAAACAGCACCAGTAGTACCAGTGCCTGTTCCTGTGCCAGTGCCTGCTGCACCAACGCCAGCACCTCCGGCACCTGCACCTGCCAAAAAAGAAGAACCTGTGGTGACCAGTCCAATGCAACAGGTAACTGTTCCATATACTGAGCCAAGTGTAACACCTTCTACTCCGGCACCAGAACCGGCAGCACCAGTAAAGGAGCCTGCGCCTGAACCAGTGAAAAAAGCAGATCCGAAGAAACCAGCTGCGAGGCAATCAACGCCTAAGCGCCCGGTTAGACCAGAGCCGAAAGCAACATTGCCTGAGCCGGTGGCAGAACCAGTCACACCAGTGGCAGAACCAGTGAAGGAACCCGCTCCTGAAACGAAGTCAGATTATTCAGAAGACCAGTTCAGCGAAATGGATAACGCCATCATCGATAAGATGGAAAAACTGATGTTCTTCTACGATTATAACAGTGCGATTCTGACTACTAAGTCAAGGGATATGCTGGATAGGGTAGCAGTGGTGTTGAACCAGTTCCCTAACTGGAAACTGAAGATCACCTCTTATACAGATAGCCGTGGTTCTGATGCTTATAATAAGGATCTGTCTGCAATGAGATGTTATGCGGTGATTGATTACCTGATTAAGAAAGGTGTGGCTAGCAGCAGGTTGTATTATGAAAACATTGGTAAAGATCCGAACGATCCTTGTAAAGGAGGAACAAATTGTACGGAAGAACAGTATAAGTTTAGCAGACGTACCATGTTGAAAATATTACGTAAGAATTAA